A stretch of the Nosocomiicoccus ampullae genome encodes the following:
- a CDS encoding AzlC family ABC transporter permease, which produces MSEVYKRSFSDGIAIGFGYLPVAMAFGITAKPLIDLLSTTLMSVLNYAGAGQFLTLQMLEDSGYIAIIIAIFILNSRMFIMSFKINYDLKQLNFIKRLLISIFVTDETFAVTSRYPEERKTFTDYFITLFVSYLFWVVFTVVGYLTGEIMSEKLVISSGIALYALFIALLMPAVRDFKNFVVASIGMGMHFLLKEIGVAAGVSIVLAMVGAALIGLILEVKDKNKGTVT; this is translated from the coding sequence TTGAGTGAAGTATATAAGCGCTCTTTTTCTGACGGTATAGCAATTGGTTTTGGATATTTACCTGTTGCGATGGCTTTTGGTATAACAGCAAAACCACTCATTGACTTATTGTCTACAACATTAATGAGTGTTTTAAATTATGCAGGTGCAGGACAATTTTTAACTTTACAAATGTTAGAAGATAGTGGTTATATCGCAATTATTATCGCTATATTTATATTAAATTCACGAATGTTTATAATGAGTTTTAAAATAAATTATGATTTAAAGCAATTAAATTTTATTAAGAGATTGTTGATTTCTATTTTTGTAACGGACGAAACTTTTGCCGTGACGAGTAGATATCCTGAAGAGAGAAAAACTTTTACTGATTATTTTATAACGCTGTTTGTATCTTATTTATTTTGGGTGGTATTTACTGTTGTCGGTTATTTAACTGGAGAAATTATGAGTGAAAAACTCGTTATATCAAGTGGTATAGCACTCTATGCGTTGTTTATTGCACTTTTAATGCCTGCAGTTAGAGATTTTAAAAATTTTGTTGTTGCAAGTATTGGAATGGGTATGCACTTTTTATTAAAAGAAATAGGTGTAGCAGCGGGTGTTTCTATCGTTCTCGCGATGGTTGGTGCTGCGTTAATTGGTTTAATTTTAGAAGTAAAAGATAAAAATAAAGGAACAGTCACATGA
- a CDS encoding LacI family DNA-binding transcriptional regulator has translation MTITIYDVAREANVSMATVSRVLNGNPNVKPETRRKVKDVIERLNYKPNAVARGLASKKTKTVGVIIPDISDLYYSAVLRGLEEIAEMYKYQIIITNTDNDAKKEFDAFETLRSNQVDGIIFLGGTDDKSVIESIQRTTTPVVVCGYSKDMSIYRVNANYRDAIERVVQGFIDRGNEKIAYVQSGYHNILENILADKIIEVLERNNMSKDNMFEFYANTYEEGMDLFSEVKEVKADAVIAISDEVAGGILHGTLDENISVPEDLEVISCSNTRIAYMMRPRLSTIAVPLYDVGAVGMRLLTKLMNNEEVEEKINVLPLDINYAKTTRV, from the coding sequence ATGACTATTACGATTTACGATGTTGCGCGAGAGGCTAACGTATCAATGGCAACTGTCTCAAGAGTATTAAACGGAAATCCAAATGTTAAGCCAGAAACTCGTCGTAAAGTAAAAGACGTCATAGAGAGATTAAATTATAAACCGAACGCAGTTGCTCGTGGTCTAGCGAGTAAAAAGACAAAAACAGTCGGAGTGATTATTCCAGACATTTCTGATTTATACTATTCAGCAGTACTTAGAGGTCTAGAAGAAATCGCTGAAATGTACAAGTATCAAATTATTATTACAAATACGGATAATGATGCAAAAAAAGAATTCGATGCATTTGAAACACTGCGTAGTAATCAAGTAGATGGTATTATCTTTTTAGGTGGTACAGATGACAAGTCAGTGATTGAAAGTATCCAGCGTACAACAACACCAGTAGTTGTGTGTGGATATTCTAAAGATATGTCGATCTATAGAGTAAACGCAAATTACAGAGATGCAATCGAACGTGTTGTACAAGGATTTATCGATAGAGGTAATGAAAAAATTGCGTATGTACAAAGTGGATATCATAACATTTTAGAAAACATTTTAGCTGATAAAATAATCGAAGTACTTGAAAGAAATAATATGAGTAAAGATAATATGTTTGAGTTTTACGCTAACACATATGAAGAGGGTATGGACTTATTTAGCGAAGTGAAAGAGGTAAAAGCAGATGCCGTCATCGCAATATCAGATGAAGTTGCTGGTGGTATCCTTCATGGAACGTTAGACGAAAACATCAGTGTACCTGAAGACTTAGAAGTGATTAGCTGTTCAAACACACGAATTGCTTATATGATGAGACCAAGATTATCAACGATTGCAGTACCGTTATACGACGTTGGAGCTGTTGGAATGAGATTACTTACAAAGCTCATGAATAATGAAGAAGTTGAAGAAAAAATTAACGTATTACCACTTGATATTAATTATGCTAAAACAACTCGTGTATAA
- a CDS encoding acetoin utilization protein AcuC produces MNALYVYSDELLKYRFNDTHPFNQMRLKMTTDLLKSANFLNDEDIVQPRVATEEEILLVHKPDYVDAVKRAGHNEISEKELENFGLNTEDTPQFENMHEKCSMLVGASLTGADLIMNNKAKKVASLAGGLHHGFTGKASGFCVYNDAAIACQYLRVKYNQRVLYIDTDAHHGDGVQFTFYDMNDVMTYSIHETGRYLFPGTGLVTERGVDLGFGFSVNLPVDAFTEDDSFLQIFEESVEIVARQFNPDIIVHVNGVDAHYRDPMTHLSLTSKSYEEIPRIVNKIADKYANGKLLALGGGGYNIWQVVPRMWAQVWLAIKEIDSPKGKLPEAFIEKYQPLSKLDFPIEWEDDLSDYKDIPRRDEITERNAMVLDRIKMYLE; encoded by the coding sequence ATGAACGCGTTATACGTCTATAGTGACGAGCTTTTAAAGTATCGTTTTAACGATACACATCCTTTTAATCAGATGCGTCTAAAAATGACGACAGACCTACTTAAATCAGCAAATTTTTTAAATGACGAAGATATTGTTCAACCTCGTGTTGCAACAGAAGAAGAAATTTTACTCGTCCATAAACCAGATTATGTAGATGCAGTTAAACGTGCCGGACATAATGAAATTTCAGAAAAGGAACTTGAAAATTTTGGTTTAAATACTGAAGATACTCCGCAATTTGAAAACATGCATGAAAAATGTTCGATGCTCGTCGGTGCATCACTGACTGGTGCAGACTTAATTATGAACAATAAAGCAAAAAAAGTTGCTTCACTCGCTGGTGGATTACATCATGGATTTACTGGTAAAGCTAGTGGCTTTTGTGTATATAACGACGCTGCAATTGCATGCCAATACTTAAGAGTAAAATATAATCAGCGTGTCTTATATATCGATACCGATGCACATCATGGAGATGGTGTACAGTTTACATTTTATGATATGAATGATGTAATGACTTATTCTATTCACGAGACTGGTCGGTACTTATTTCCTGGTACAGGGCTTGTTACAGAACGAGGGGTGGATCTTGGCTTTGGTTTTAGTGTGAATCTGCCAGTAGATGCTTTTACTGAAGACGATTCTTTTCTTCAAATTTTTGAAGAAAGTGTTGAAATTGTCGCACGTCAGTTTAACCCTGATATCATCGTGCATGTAAATGGTGTTGACGCACATTACAGAGATCCGATGACTCACTTATCATTAACTTCAAAGTCATATGAAGAAATACCAAGAATTGTTAATAAAATAGCGGATAAATATGCAAATGGTAAGCTTCTTGCCTTAGGGGGCGGTGGTTATAACATTTGGCAAGTCGTTCCTAGAATGTGGGCACAAGTATGGCTTGCTATAAAGGAAATCGATTCACCAAAAGGAAAATTACCTGAAGCATTTATCGAGAAATATCAACCATTATCAAAATTAGACTTCCCTATAGAATGGGAAGATGATTTATCAGACTATAAAGATATACCAAGGCGAGATGAAATTACTGAAAGAAATGCAATGGTACTCGATAGAATAAAAATGTATTTAGAATAA
- a CDS encoding AzlD domain-containing protein, with protein sequence MNILSLVLLLAVVNILPRILPVFFIGKFVLPDIFITFLNYIPIAALGVLIFPGILYAVETPLQGILGGIFAAILGIFRVPLFFVVVLSVFFIYLLMLIM encoded by the coding sequence ATGAATATTTTAAGTCTAGTTTTATTATTAGCAGTTGTAAACATATTGCCAAGAATATTACCTGTATTTTTTATAGGAAAGTTTGTATTACCAGATATATTTATTACATTTTTAAATTATATTCCGATCGCTGCATTAGGTGTTTTAATTTTTCCAGGAATACTATATGCAGTAGAGACCCCGCTTCAAGGAATACTTGGAGGAATTTTTGCTGCTATATTAGGTATCTTTCGTGTACCATTGTTTTTTGTAGTTGTTCTTTCAGTTTTCTTTATATATTTATTAATGTTAATTATGTAA
- a CDS encoding DUF948 domain-containing protein, producing MDWSILGWIALIIAAVGFLVACIAVAIVLFSVKKNLDYVAETLDGMDGQIQGITRESTDLLHKSNRLVEDVQGKVEKLNSVVDAVQGVGYSVQNLNTSVDRVTNSITTNISENEEQIAQVVQWSNVAMEIADKWQQRQQRSGAVKGRY from the coding sequence ATGGATTGGAGTATTTTAGGGTGGATTGCTCTTATTATCGCTGCTGTCGGCTTTTTAGTCGCATGTATAGCTGTAGCAATCGTTTTATTTAGTGTTAAAAAGAACTTAGACTATGTTGCAGAAACACTTGATGGTATGGATGGACAAATTCAAGGGATTACGCGTGAATCAACAGATTTACTACACAAAAGCAACCGTCTAGTTGAAGATGTTCAAGGTAAAGTTGAGAAATTAAATTCAGTAGTCGATGCAGTACAAGGTGTTGGTTACTCAGTTCAAAACTTAAACACTTCTGTAGACAGAGTTACAAACTCGATTACAACTAATATCTCAGAAAATGAAGAACAAATTGCACAAGTTGTACAATGGTCTAACGTTGCAATGGAAATTGCTGACAAATGGCAACAACGTCAACAACGAAGCGGCGCAGTAAAAGGTCGCTACTAA
- a CDS encoding YtxH domain-containing protein, translating into MESYDRDLHTHGIKSYEQPKQKNKKGLPFGLVLGVIVGSIIGLFLAPKSGQSLREDLKDPKGTFEDQKDKVVDKVREKKAEIDEVKRIKDTDETELEAQKRAIHQDVKDHNEGKDSIDLSKL; encoded by the coding sequence ATGGAAAGTTATGATAGAGATTTACACACTCATGGTATTAAATCTTATGAACAACCAAAGCAAAAAAATAAAAAAGGTTTACCATTTGGTTTAGTACTAGGTGTTATCGTTGGGTCTATAATTGGACTATTCTTAGCACCTAAATCTGGCCAATCTCTCAGAGAAGATTTAAAAGATCCTAAAGGAACTTTTGAAGATCAAAAAGACAAAGTTGTCGATAAAGTAAGAGAGAAAAAAGCTGAAATTGATGAGGTTAAACGTATTAAAGATACAGATGAAACTGAATTAGAAGCTCAAAAGAGAGCAATTCATCAAGATGTTAAAGATCATAACGAAGGAAAAGATAGTATCGATTTATCAAAATTATAA